From the genome of Argentina anserina chromosome 4, drPotAnse1.1, whole genome shotgun sequence, one region includes:
- the LOC126789838 gene encoding ACT domain-containing protein ACR4-like: MEVSMSFSNDMDDEYEKLCRRMNPPRVVIDNEACKNATVIRVDSANKLGILLEVVQILTDLNLIVTKAYISSDGGWFMDVFNVTDQDGNKVTDEGVLDYIRKSLGPESCFASSMRSVGVIQSMDHTTLEISGTDRPGLLSEVSAVLAILKCNVVGAEVWTHNTRAASVMHITDDETGLAITNLERLASIKESVCNVLKGSIKSRGSRTVVSHTVTHPERRLHQMMFADRDYDRMKDESVLDDKQRPDVNVVNWYDKDYSVVTIRSKDRPKLLFDTVCTLTDMQYVVYHANIDAEGPEAYQEYFIRHIDGSPVKSDAERQRVIQCLEAAIERRVSEGLKLELCTTDRVGLLSDVTRIFRENSLTVTRAEVTTKAGKAVNTFYVREASGNPVDSKTIESIRQEIGQTILKVKGTPEDFNPGSQESPTRFLFGGLFKSRSFVNFKLIRSYS; this comes from the exons ATGG AGGTTAGCATGAGCTTTTCGAATGACATGGACGATGAGTATGAGAAACTTTGCAGGAGAATGAACCCGCCAAG GGTGGTGATTGATAATGAAGCCTGCAAGAATGCTACGGTGATAAGG GTTGATAGTGCTAACAAACTTGGAATACTTCTAGAAGTTGTACAAATACTCACTGATCTTAACCTTATTGTAACCAAAGCGTACATATCCTCTGATGGAGGCTGGTTTATGGATG TTTTCAATGTCACTGATCAAGATGGAAACAAGGTTACAGATGAAGGGGTTTTGGATTATATTCGAAAG TCTCTTGGTCCTGAGTCGTGCTTTGCCTCTTCCATGAGATCTGTTGGTGTTATACAATCCATGGACCATACTACACTTGAGATAAGTGGAACCGACAGACCGGGATTGCTCTCTGAAGTGAGTGCTGTGCTCGCCATTCTTAAATGCAATGTAGTAGGTGCGGAAGTGTGGACTCACAACACAAGGGCTGCATCTGTGATGCATATTACCGATGATGAGACGGGGTTGGCTATTACTAATCTGGAGAGGCTAGCTAGTATTAAGGAATCTGTATGCAATGTACTTAAGGGGAGTATTAAATCCAGGGGATCTAGGACTGTTGTCTCTCATACTGTCACACATCCAGAACGAAGGCTTCACCAAATGATGTTTGCAGATAGGGACTATGACCGAATGAAGGATGAGAGTGTCTTGGATGACAAGCAAAGGCCAGATGTGAATGTTGTTAATTGGTATGACAAGGACTATTCGGTGGTTACTATTCGGAGTAAAGATAGGCCAAAGCTTCTCTTCGATACAGTTTGCACTTTAACAGACATGCAGTATGTTGTTTATCATGCAAATATTGATGCTGAAGGGCCTGAAGCTTATCAG GAGTACTTTATCAGGCATATAGATGGATCTCCTGTGAAATCAGATGCTGAGAGACAAAGAGTGATACAATGCCTTGAAGCAGCTATTGAGAGAAGAGTATCTGAG GGTTTGAAGCTAGAACTCTGCACCACAGATAGAGTTGGGCTGCTCTCTGATGTCACTCGAATTTTCCGAGAAAATAGCCTTACTGTAACCAGAGCAGAAGTGACAACCAAAGCAGGCAAAGCTGTTAATACATTCTATGTTCGCGAGGCATCAGGCAATCCGGTTGACTCTAAAACCATAGAGTCGATTCGTCAAGAAATCGGGCAGACTATTCTTAAAGTGAAAGGCACTCCTGAAGACTTCAATCCTGGCTCTCAGGAATCACCAACCAGGTTCCTCTTTGGTGGTCTGTTCAAGTCAAGATCTTTTGTGAATTTTAAACTGATTAGGTCTTATTCCTGA
- the LOC126789935 gene encoding uncharacterized protein LOC126789935, producing MRGRNSSRVFPGLGRCSRKEHVESCKANKGKSVSKVEIIDLDDDDDVIDINDTRGSSTSRQNREFSTIIDVDDDDDASYDTDSVVSVEDVGDLDSDATSSKSRFSPAHYRRNFVRSNRDECQVVQQKSSPSKGSKGKQTYSSKAPRRYGYGLYSESCSSDTDYSDCELIEPSVLHENWKKASQKGKHVFRNCQSDPEEQTGKSGFHGDTVDGEIRAEPPAEAPVCSSSDHVNCEKESPPDLGTCDQHFNSSSFEAKMKTSSVESNQDVAVDSSPFDKPGSVKVTESLRKNDDFQHVGGTVQEDPLSFNSEASHKEDIYGFWNEVEQSPEEFSLRSTEELAAGKQSKEYMHNEQKLRDETCFSDSVPKSSNFRRSPGVLNEEFACKNQRSGEVLNDHNRVELGGKDNGLQNVSRFGVKVKSIPGQPLFETHVDCGISEDHLGAVPTESSLHVDKSEISNKKDVSQEKLVADSEEVSFCNTSSNRSRNMQGPLSASWNDSSVARGQLHAQDSNVTPVQNNIITDREKLKETDEYKRAMEEEMESRRAVLRVQAEEVQRLRKRKRAESLRLLDMQRRQKQRVEEVRETQKKDEENLNMKDKYRAEVRMELNRLSSCNSMASLLHGLGLQVGSSGVRPLPQEVHAAYKRALLKFHPDRASRTDIRQMVEAEEKFKLISRMKERLITTTWY from the exons ATGAGAGGGAGAAACTCATCAAGAGTCTTTCCTGGACTCGGAAGATGTTCTAGGAAAGAGCATGTAGAAAGCTGCAAGGCTAATAAGGGTAAGAGTGTTAGCAAAGTTGAGATCATCGATCTAGATGACGACGACGATGTCATTGACATCAATGATACACGGGGTTCCAGTACTTCGAGACAAAACAGAGAATTCAGTACTATCATTGATGTAGATGATGACGATGATGCGAGTTATGACACCGATTCTGTAGTTTCTGTTGAAGATGTCGGGGACCTGGACAGTGATGCCACCTCAAGCAAAAGTAGGTTTTCTCCTGCTCACTATAGGAGGAATTTCGTACGCTCAAATAGAGATGAATGTCAAGTTGTCCAGCAAAAGAGTTCTCCCTCCAAGGGTTCAAAAGGAAAGCAAACCTATTCTAGTAAAGCTCCACGTAGATATGGTTATGGCCTATATTCTGAGTCCTGTTCCTCTGATACTGATTATTCTGATTGTGAGTTGATAGAACCTTCAGTGCTCCATGAAAATTGGAAAAAAGCTTCACAAAAGGGTAAACATGTTTTTCGTAATTGCCAGTCGGATCCAGAGGAACAAACGGGTAAATCTGGTTTTCACGGTGATACTGTTGATGGGGAGATTAGGGCAGAACCGCCTGCAGAGGCTCCTGTTTGTTCTAGTTCAGACCATGTAAACTGTGAAAAAGAAAGCCCTCCAGACTTGGGAACTTGTGATCAACACTTTAATAGTAGTTCTTTTGAGGCCAAAATGAAGACTTCTTCTGTGGAGTCCAATCAGGATGTTGCTGTGGATAGTTCTCCATTTGATAAACCTGGGTCAGTTAAAGTAACAGAAAGCCTACGTAAGAATGATGATTTTCAGCATGTAGGAGGCACAGTCCAAGAAGATCCTCTTAGTTTCAATTCAGAAGCTTCTCATAAGGAAGACATCTATGGGTTTTGGAATGAAGTAGAGCAAAGTCCTGAAGAATTCTCATTGAGGTCCACGGAAGAACTAGCTGCTGGTAAACAATCTAAAGAATATATGCATAATGAACAAAAGCTCAGGGATGAAACTTGTTTCTCTGATTCCGTGCCAAAGTCTAGCAATTTTCGAAGAAGCCCTGGGGTATTGAATGAAGAGTTTGCCTGCAAGAATCAACGTTCTGGTGAAGTTCTTAATGACCACAACAGAGTTGAATTAGGAGGCAAGGACAATGGATTACAGAATGTGTCTAGATTTGGAGTAAAGGTGAAATCAATTCCAGGACAGCCACTCTTTGAAACACATGTGGACTGTGGGATTTCTGAAGACCACCTTGGAGCTGTTCCTACAGAAAGTAGTTTGCACGTAGATAAGTCCGAAATCAGTAATAAAAAAGATGTGTCACAGGAGAAATTGGTGGCAGATTCTGAGGAAGTATCTTTTTGCAACACGTCATCCAACAGAAGTAGGAACATGCAAGGACCTTTATCTGCAAGTTGGAATGATTCATCTGTAGCGAGGGGCCAGTTACATGCTCAAGATAGTAATGTTACTCCTGTTCAGAACAATATTATCACTGATCGTGAAAAGCTCAAGGAAACTGATGAATACAAACGAGCAATGGAAGAAGAAATGGAATCCAGGCGGGCAGTCTTACGAGTTCAG GCAGAAGAGGTACAGAGATTGCGCAAAAGGAAAAGAGCTGAAAGCTTGCGGTTATTGGACATGCAGAGAAGGCAAAAGCAACGTGTGGAGGAAGTAAGAGAGACTCAAAAGAAG GATGAAGAAAATCTGAACATGAAAGACAAATATCGTGCTGAAGTAAGGATGGAACTTAACAGACTGTCCTCTTGCAATAGTATGGCTTCTTTGCTTCACGGCTTGGGATTACAAGTAGGGTCATCAGGTGTCCGTCCTTTGCCACAGGAG GTGCATGCTGCTTATAAACGGGCATTATTGAAATTTCACCCTGATCGGGCATCAAGAACTGACATCCGCCAGATGGTTGAAGCTGAGGAAAAATTTAAGCTCATATCTCGCATGAAGGAGAGACTTATAACAACTACGTGGTACTGA